GTAGCCCCACTCCTCCCGGTACCTCAGACGGCGGCGCAGCTCCGCCTCGCCGATCGCGCCGCGGCTCCAGGCGTCGAGCGCCGCCTGCTCGCGGGCATGGACCATCTCCACCCCGCAGGCGACCCGGCGGCCCCGGCTCACCGCCGACTCGATCGCCTCGCAGGCCGTCACGCACGCACTGGGAAGCGGGTGGAACTCTCCGAGAAGGAGGACGCGGGCCCGGCCGACCGCCCGGTCGAACTCGCGGCGTGACACGGGCCGGGGAGCCAGGCGAAGGAGTTCCCGCTCGAACCGCTGCAGGTACCGGGAGCCACCCACCGGGTCGGCGACCCCCGGCAACACCGGCGAGAGGGCCCGTGCCGCGTCAGGCGACGGCATCGACGATCGAGCGGTCGGCGGAGGCGGTCACGATCCGGCGGCCGGGCACGGGCGAAGAGGGATCAGTCGCGCTTGTCGGACGCCTTGCCGCCGCCCTCGTCCGAGATCTCCTTCATCGAGGCGCGGAAGTTCTTGATCCCCTCGCCGAGACCGCGGCCGATCTCCGGAAGCTTTCGCGCCCCGAAGATGAGGACGAGCAGGATGAGGAGGACGAGGAGCTCGGGTCCGCGCGGGAAGCTGAACATCGATTCGACCCTCCGCGAGCGAAGCGCTCTGGGCGGATTATCGCCCAACCCCGCTGCCCTGGCCATCGGGCCGGCTCACGGACCGCTGCGCTCCGGTGCTCCCTGGAGGCGCCGGGCATCCCCCACCCGGCGCGTCACGCCAGCATCGTCGAGCCGTTCGAGCAGGGGGATGGCGTGCTTGCGGGTGAGCCCGAACAGCCGCTTGAAGTCGGCGATGCCGATCGTTTCCCGCCCCTCGCGCCGGAGGGCCTCCAGCCGCGCCACGAGACGCTCCCAGGCGCCGGCGCCGATGTACCGCTCCCCCTTCACCCGCACGGCCAGCCCGGCGCGGACCGCATAGGCCAGCAGGCGCGCCGCGCGCGCCTCGTCGACGCCGGCCAGCTCGCGCAGGCGGGCCGACTCGACCGCTTCGAGCCCCGCCTCCTCGAGTCCGGCCAGCATCTTCTCCAGCGCCCTTCGCTCTCCGCCGGCCGGCTCGCCGGCGTGTTCGGGGAGCCGGACGTTCTCCTTCTCGACGACCCACCGCCGCTCGCGCGCCCCCCGTTCGACCACCGCGCGGAAGACCTCGGGCGGGAGCGCCGGGGCGGCCGCGGCCCGCAACGGCTCGAGGGCGGGTCCCGGCTCGAGCGGATGTTCGGCGTGGTGCTCCGCGAGGCGGCCGGCGATCGTCGAGCACAGCTCCTCGTAGCCCGACTCGCTGAAG
The Acidobacteriota bacterium DNA segment above includes these coding regions:
- a CDS encoding twin-arginine translocase TatA/TatE family subunit, whose protein sequence is MFSFPRGPELLVLLILLVLIFGARKLPEIGRGLGEGIKNFRASMKEISDEGGGKASDKRD